A genomic segment from Bacillus cereus G9842 encodes:
- the ablB gene encoding putative beta-lysine N-acetyltransferase yields MKYYESFREQTNCYTVEGVLDYFNKRIRVDHYTGNVESIIQTIDELAEKHSFTKCIIKGKGEHVSTWLSFGFLLEATIPHYFQGHDAYFFVKYNNDERRNSMHWTEEDTILSGVKGKEIKEKVVPEKFLLRKATEEDAEELATVFGKVFEVYPTPLNEASYVLQTMKEDDTIYYVYEFEGEIISTASAEMNIKEGNAELTNCATLPEYRKHGFMKSLLIKLEEELREKSIFCSYTIARSLSFGMNAAFHQLGYTYTGRLANNCYIFDKLEDMNIWVKDLSSYSKAVKIPPQNSAVKQNS; encoded by the coding sequence ATGAAATACTATGAATCTTTTAGAGAACAGACGAATTGTTATACAGTAGAAGGCGTTTTAGATTATTTTAATAAACGTATCCGAGTAGACCACTATACAGGAAATGTTGAAAGTATTATACAGACAATTGACGAACTAGCAGAGAAACATTCTTTCACTAAATGTATTATTAAAGGAAAGGGAGAGCATGTTTCAACATGGCTCTCTTTCGGTTTTTTGTTGGAAGCAACGATACCTCATTATTTTCAAGGACACGATGCATACTTTTTTGTGAAATATAATAATGATGAAAGACGAAATAGTATGCATTGGACTGAGGAAGATACTATATTAAGCGGTGTAAAAGGAAAAGAAATAAAAGAAAAAGTAGTTCCAGAGAAATTTCTGCTGAGAAAAGCGACTGAAGAAGATGCAGAAGAATTAGCAACTGTATTCGGAAAAGTATTTGAAGTGTATCCGACACCTTTAAATGAAGCGAGTTATGTATTACAGACGATGAAAGAAGACGATACAATTTACTACGTGTATGAATTTGAGGGGGAAATTATTAGTACAGCATCTGCAGAAATGAATATAAAAGAAGGGAATGCAGAATTAACAAATTGTGCTACTTTACCTGAATATCGTAAACATGGATTTATGAAAAGTTTACTAATTAAATTAGAGGAAGAGCTCCGAGAAAAATCTATTTTCTGTTCCTATACAATTGCTCGATCGCTTTCTTTCGGAATGAATGCTGCATTTCATCAATTAGGCTATACGTATACAGGAAGACTGGCGAATAATTGCTACATTTTCGATAAGTTGGAAGATATGAATATATGGGTGAAAGATTTATCTAGCTATTCGAAAGCAGTAAAAATTCCGCCTCAAAATTCGGCTGTAAAGCAAAATAGTTAG
- the rocR gene encoding arginine utilization transcriptional regulator RocR: MTLLAVSTQEVIEAILGSIDEAIHAVDENGITIFYNSVAAKHDGSKIEKVLGKHLLEVFPSLSRETSTLMKVLDTKKPIVHQVQHYQNLNGEDVCTVNTTLPIFIDGNIAGAVEIAKDYSTIQKLTDTIVDLQSKIKRSSRKKLIKKHAAFETIVTNDTRFKQTKELAQKVAPTDANVLIYGETGTGKELFVQAIHEASKRKNKPFIAQNCAALPESLLESLLFGTTKGSYTGAIERAGLFELVDGGTLFLDELNSMPLDLQAKMLRVLEDGVIRRIGDNKTRKVDVRVITAMNQPPEICLRENKIRTDLYYRLNVFSLYIPPLRERTEDVLLLASYFLKEYNKSYKKGVLQIDEEAKDRLQAYQWPGNVRELKHTIEHAVIIAEGNTLTANCLPRTFRKENLPKKKSILPLREALHQTEKELIDQALIETEGNILQAAKMLGIPRQTLQYKLRKYDKTAE, from the coding sequence ATGACATTGCTAGCAGTTTCGACACAAGAAGTCATTGAAGCGATTTTGGGCAGCATTGATGAGGCTATACACGCTGTAGATGAAAATGGAATTACAATATTTTATAACTCTGTAGCTGCAAAACACGATGGATCCAAGATTGAAAAAGTGTTAGGGAAGCATTTGTTAGAAGTGTTCCCGTCTTTATCAAGGGAAACGAGTACATTGATGAAAGTATTAGATACAAAAAAACCTATCGTACATCAAGTACAGCATTATCAAAATTTAAATGGTGAAGATGTTTGTACAGTAAATACGACGTTACCTATTTTTATAGATGGGAATATTGCCGGGGCTGTTGAAATTGCAAAGGATTACTCTACAATTCAAAAACTTACTGACACAATTGTTGATTTACAGTCGAAAATAAAACGGTCATCTAGAAAAAAATTGATTAAAAAGCATGCTGCATTTGAGACGATAGTGACAAATGATACGCGGTTTAAACAGACGAAAGAGCTAGCACAAAAAGTAGCACCAACAGACGCAAATGTTTTAATATATGGTGAAACAGGAACAGGAAAAGAACTGTTCGTACAAGCAATTCATGAAGCTTCTAAAAGAAAAAACAAGCCATTTATTGCACAAAACTGTGCAGCTTTACCAGAGTCGTTATTAGAAAGTTTATTGTTTGGAACGACAAAAGGAAGCTATACAGGAGCGATTGAAAGAGCTGGGCTATTTGAACTTGTTGATGGTGGTACATTATTTTTAGATGAACTGAATTCAATGCCTCTTGATTTGCAGGCAAAAATGTTACGAGTGTTAGAAGATGGAGTCATTAGAAGAATTGGTGATAATAAGACGAGAAAAGTAGATGTTCGCGTTATTACCGCAATGAACCAGCCTCCAGAAATATGTTTACGAGAGAATAAAATTCGCACTGATTTATATTATCGCTTAAACGTATTTTCATTATATATCCCACCGCTTCGTGAAAGAACTGAGGATGTACTATTATTAGCATCTTATTTTTTGAAAGAATATAATAAAAGTTATAAAAAAGGTGTACTTCAAATTGATGAGGAAGCGAAAGATAGACTGCAAGCTTATCAGTGGCCTGGAAATGTCCGGGAGTTAAAACATACGATTGAACATGCTGTCATAATTGCAGAAGGTAATACATTAACAGCTAATTGTTTACCGCGTACATTTCGGAAAGAGAATCTTCCGAAGAAGAAGAGCATATTGCCACTTAGAGAAGCACTTCATCAAACAGAAAAAGAATTAATAGATCAAGCGTTGATTGAAACGGAAGGGAATATATTACAAGCCGCAAAAATGTTAGGTATCCCTCGTCAAACGCTTCAATATAAACTGAGGAAGTACGACAAAACCGCCGAATAA
- the ablA gene encoding lysine 2,3-aminomutase: MLHDVYKPNRHWKDIELWKDVTEEQWNDWVWQLTNTIKTLDDLRKVINLTPEEEEGVKISTKTIPLNITPYYAWLMNPDDPRCPIRMQSVPISEELYKTKYDLEDPLHEDEDSPVPGLTHRYPDRVLFLVTNQCSMYCRYCTRRRFSGQIGMGVPKKQLDDAIAYISETPQVRDVLISGGDGLLINDKILEYVLKNLREIPHVEIIRIGTRAPVVFPQRITENLCNIIKKYHPVWLNTHFNTSIEITEESKKACEMLANAGVPVGNQAVILAGINDSVPIMKKLMHDLVKIRVRPYYIYQCDLSEGIGHFRAPVSKGLEIIEGLRGHTSGYAVPTFVVDAPGGGGKIALQPNYLISQSADKVVLRNFEGVITTYPEPESYIPGRAEGYFKEIYPNYEEKRSDVGIAGLMSDKKFNLVPDDLQRMNRRKDYEDNDTHASLKDKRDKRDQLKDKKYQAQMAKLEENDKKTEGDAV, from the coding sequence ATGTTACATGATGTATACAAACCAAATCGTCACTGGAAGGATATCGAATTATGGAAAGATGTTACTGAAGAGCAATGGAATGATTGGGTTTGGCAATTAACGAATACGATCAAAACGTTAGATGACTTAAGAAAAGTAATTAACTTAACACCTGAAGAAGAAGAGGGCGTTAAAATTTCAACGAAAACGATCCCGTTAAACATTACACCGTACTATGCTTGGCTAATGAATCCTGATGATCCACGCTGTCCGATTCGGATGCAATCAGTACCGATTTCGGAAGAGTTATATAAAACAAAATATGATTTAGAAGATCCGCTTCACGAAGATGAAGATTCACCAGTTCCAGGGCTAACACATCGTTATCCGGACCGTGTACTATTCTTAGTAACAAATCAATGTTCTATGTATTGTCGTTACTGTACACGCCGTCGTTTTAGTGGACAAATTGGAATGGGTGTACCGAAGAAACAATTAGATGATGCGATTGCTTATATTAGTGAAACACCACAAGTACGAGATGTATTAATCTCCGGTGGTGATGGACTTCTAATTAACGATAAAATTTTAGAATATGTATTAAAAAATTTACGAGAGATTCCGCATGTTGAGATTATTCGTATCGGAACGAGAGCACCAGTAGTATTCCCACAACGTATTACAGAAAATTTATGTAACATTATTAAAAAATACCATCCAGTATGGTTAAATACACATTTCAATACATCTATTGAAATTACTGAAGAATCGAAAAAGGCATGTGAAATGTTAGCGAATGCTGGTGTTCCAGTCGGAAACCAAGCAGTAATTTTAGCTGGTATTAACGACAGCGTTCCAATTATGAAAAAACTTATGCATGACTTAGTAAAAATCCGTGTACGTCCATATTACATTTATCAATGTGATTTATCTGAAGGTATCGGTCACTTCCGTGCACCAGTATCTAAAGGTCTTGAAATTATTGAAGGTTTACGTGGACACACATCTGGTTATGCTGTTCCGACATTCGTTGTTGATGCGCCAGGTGGAGGCGGTAAAATTGCACTTCAACCAAACTATTTAATCTCACAAAGTGCAGATAAAGTTGTACTTCGTAACTTTGAAGGTGTTATTACGACGTATCCAGAGCCAGAGAGCTATATTCCAGGAAGAGCGGAAGGATACTTTAAAGAGATTTATCCGAACTACGAAGAAAAACGTTCAGATGTTGGTATCGCAGGTCTTATGAGCGATAAGAAATTTAACCTCGTTCCAGACGACTTACAGCGTATGAACCGTCGTAAAGACTACGAAGATAATGATACTCATGCATCTTTAAAAGATAAACGTGATAAGCGTGATCAATTAAAAGATAAAAAATATCAAGCACAAATGGCTAAATTAGAAGAAAACGACAAAAAAACTGAGGGTGATGCAGTATGA
- a CDS encoding YokU family protein, whose amino-acid sequence MNCMWCDSTEAKESLNTVYWELPDGTKAIEIQKTPCISCSSCGMDYQSDHTVKEIEDQLFLIYTKDLPKQLTYEELMGRPRLLKRNYFDF is encoded by the coding sequence ATGAATTGTATGTGGTGTGACAGTACAGAAGCGAAAGAAAGCTTGAATACTGTATATTGGGAATTACCAGATGGTACGAAAGCCATTGAAATCCAAAAGACACCATGTATTTCTTGTTCCTCGTGCGGGATGGACTATCAATCAGACCATACAGTAAAAGAAATTGAAGATCAGTTATTTTTAATTTATACGAAAGATTTACCAAAACAACTAACATATGAAGAATTAATGGGAAGACCACGTCTATTAAAAAGAAATTACTTCGACTTTTA